The proteins below come from a single Eucalyptus grandis isolate ANBG69807.140 chromosome 3, ASM1654582v1, whole genome shotgun sequence genomic window:
- the LOC120292277 gene encoding golgin subfamily A member 6-like protein 22, whose translation MEAEMDRFPEERKELSEQVRDLENQLEGLRSERVEEIAEFAPEKKALQDRLCDAESQILQLKTRQREELEKVVKEKDDLAERLKSADEKLKQYATENVTREEIRQSLEDEIRRLRQTVGQNEKEKQKKEERIAEYEERIHGMQARLEAYQEYIQSLDTQLREEMSRHAPLYGAGLDALSMTELETISRIHEEGLRQIHAIQQQRNGSPLSSPIMSPHTLPPHNHGLYPTTPPQVAVGLPPSIMPNGEGMHHSNRHVNGAMGPWFNHK comes from the exons ATGGAGGCCGAGATGGATCGTTTtccagaagaaaggaaagaattatCTGAACAAGTCCGGGACTTAGAGAACCAGCTTGAGGGGCTTCGCTCTGAGAGAGTGGAGGAAATTGCAGAGTTCGCTCCTGAGAAGAAGGCCCTTCAAGATCGTCTTTGTGATGCAGAGAGTCAGATTTTGCAGCTGAAGACTCGTCAACGTGAAGAATTGGAG AAAGTGGTAAAGGAAAAGGACGACCTTGCCGAAAGGCTGAAGAGTGCGGACGAAAAGCTGAAGCAGTATGCGACAGAAAACGTGACCAGAGAAGAGATTCGGCAGTCCCTTGAGGACGAGATCAGAAGATTGAGACAAACAGTGggacaaaatgaaaaagaaaagcagaaaaaggaGGAGCGGATTGCTGAATATGAAGAACGTATTCATGGTATGCAAGCACGATTGGAGGCCTACCAG GAATATATCCAATCACTCGATACTCAACTCCGGGAAGAAATGTCTAGGCATGCTCCTCTGTACGGTGCTGGTCTGGATGCACTTTCAATGACAGAGTTGGAGACGATCTCGCGCATTCATGAAGAAGGGCTTAGGCAGATCCACGCCATTCAGCAACAACGTAACGGCAGCCCTCTTAGCAGTCCTATCATGAGTCCCCACACGCTACCGCCGCACAATCACGGGTTGTATCCGACCACGCCCCCTCAAGTGGCAGTGGGGCTTCCCCCTTCCATCATGCCCAATGGCGAAGGGATGCACCACAGCAACAGGCACGTCAACGGTGCGATGGGTCCCTGGTTCAATCACAAGTAG
- the LOC104430378 gene encoding probable DNA double-strand break repair Rad50 ATPase, whose amino-acid sequence MEAEMDRFAREKKELPEQVRDLENQLERVHSERVEEIAKLTSEKKALQDRLHDAETRHSEELEKVVKEKDALAVRLKIAAAGRKRSDEEPKRYEMENVTGEEIQQSLEDEIRRLRETVGQTEGEKRKKEEQIAEYKERINDMQARLEAYQEYIQSLDTQLREEMSRHAPLYGAGLDALSMTELETISCIHEEGLRQIHAIQQQRKGSLLSSPIMSTHTLPPHNHGLYPNAPPQVVVGLPPSIMPIGVGMHHSNGHVNGAMAPWFSHK is encoded by the exons ATGGAGGCTGAGATGGATCGTTTTGcacgagaaaagaaagaattaccTGAACAAGTCCGGGACCTAGAGAACCAGCTTGAGAGGGTTCACTCTGAGAGAGTGGAGGAAATTGCAAAGCTCACTTCTGAGAAGAAGGCCCTTCAAGATCGTCTTCATGATGCAGAGACTCGTCATAGTGAAGAATTGGAG AAAGTGGTAAAGGAAAAGGACGCCCTTGCTGTAAGGCTGAAGATTGCGGCAGCTGGGAGGAAAAGATCTGATGAAGAGCCGAAGCGGTACGAGATGGAAAATGTGACTGGAGAAGAGATTCAGCAGTCCCTTGAGGACGAGATTAGAAGATTGAGAGAAACAGTGGGACAAACTGAAGGAGAAAAGCGAAAAAAGGAGGAGCAGATTGCTGAATATAAAGAACGTATCAATGATATGCAAGCACGATTGGAGGCCTACCAG GAATATATCCAATCACTCGATACTCAACTCCGGGAAGAAATGTCTAGGCATGCTCCTCTGTACGGTGCTGGTCTGGATGCACTTTCAATGACAGAGTTGGAGACGATCTCGTGCATTCATGAAGAAGGGCTTAGGCAGATCCACGCCATTCAGCAACAACGTAAGGGCAGCCTTCTTAGCAGTCCTATCATGAGTACCCACACGCTACCGCCGCACAATCACGGGTTGTATCCGAACGCGCCCCCTCAAGTGGTGGTGGGGCTTCCCCCTTCCATCATGCCCATTGGCGTAGGGATGCACCACAGCAACGGGCACGTCAACGGTGCAATGGCTCCCTGGTTCAGTCACAAGTAG